One Hallerella porci DNA segment encodes these proteins:
- the tuf gene encoding elongation factor Tu yields MAKEKFERTKPHCNIGTIGHVDHGKTTLTAAICTTLAAKGLASAKKFDEIDNAPEEKARGITINTSHVEYQTEKRHYAHVDCPGHADYVKNMVTGAAQMDGAILVVAATDGPMPQTREHILLAHQVGVPKIVVFLNKCDMVDDPELLELVEEEVRDLLKQYGYDGDNTPIIRGSALKALEGDPEYQEKIMELMKAVDEYIPQPAREVDKPFLMPIEDVFTITGRGTVATGRIERGKINLNDKVERVGLGDTVEYVVTGVEMFRKLLDDAQAGDNVGLLLRGAEKKDIIRGMVLAAPKSVTPHAHFKGQIYVLKKEEGGRHTPFMNGYRPQFYFRTTDVTGTIKLPEGIEMVTPGDTVTIDVELIAPVAMEQQLRFAIREG; encoded by the coding sequence ATGGCAAAAGAGAAGTTTGAAAGAACCAAGCCGCACTGCAACATCGGTACGATTGGTCACGTTGACCATGGTAAAACGACCTTGACAGCTGCAATCTGCACAACGCTTGCAGCGAAGGGTCTCGCATCCGCGAAGAAGTTCGATGAAATCGACAACGCTCCGGAAGAAAAGGCTCGCGGTATCACGATCAACACTTCCCACGTTGAATATCAGACCGAAAAGCGTCACTACGCACACGTTGACTGCCCGGGGCACGCTGACTATGTGAAGAACATGGTGACTGGTGCAGCTCAGATGGACGGCGCAATCCTCGTCGTTGCAGCAACTGACGGCCCGATGCCGCAGACTCGCGAACACATCTTGCTCGCTCACCAGGTCGGCGTTCCTAAAATCGTCGTTTTCCTGAACAAGTGCGATATGGTCGATGATCCGGAACTTCTCGAACTCGTTGAAGAAGAAGTCCGCGACCTCCTCAAGCAATACGGTTATGATGGAGACAACACTCCGATCATCCGTGGTTCTGCTCTCAAGGCTCTTGAAGGCGATCCGGAATACCAAGAAAAGATTATGGAACTCATGAAGGCTGTTGACGAATACATTCCGCAGCCGGCTCGTGAAGTTGACAAGCCGTTCCTTATGCCGATCGAAGACGTGTTCACCATTACTGGTCGTGGCACTGTTGCAACCGGTCGTATCGAACGCGGTAAAATCAACTTGAACGACAAGGTCGAACGCGTTGGTCTCGGCGACACCGTTGAATATGTTGTTACCGGTGTTGAAATGTTCCGCAAGCTCCTCGACGATGCCCAAGCAGGTGATAACGTCGGTTTGCTCCTCCGCGGTGCAGAAAAGAAAGACATCATTCGCGGTATGGTTCTCGCAGCACCGAAGTCTGTGACTCCGCATGCACACTTCAAGGGTCAGATTTACGTTTTGAAGAAAGAAGAAGGTGGCCGTCATACTCCGTTCATGAACGGTTATCGTCCGCAATTCTACTTCCGTACGACCGACGTTACCGGTACCATCAAGCTTCCGGAAGGAATTGAAATGGTGACTCCGGGTGACACCGTGACTATCGACGTCGAACTCATTGCTCCGGTTGCTATGGAACAGCAGCTCCGCTTCGCAATCCGCGAAGG